The stretch of DNA CCCCGGCAACCTGCTCCATGGCGCGGGTGATGCGTCCGAGGGGAGTGACCACGAGGCGATGGATGGCCAGATAGACCATGCCCAGGATGACCAATATGCCCAAACCAAACATGCCCAGGGTACGGATGCGGGCCGCTTGAATGTCCCATTTCACGGTTTCCAGGGAGGTGGTCAACTTGACCATGCCCCGCAGTTTGTCGCTTTGGCCATGGCAGGTGTGACACCCATCCTGGTTGAAAATGGGGGAGTAGACCGTCAAAATGGGTTTTTCGTTTAAAGACACAATAAAATCAAACACTTCACGTTCAGAACGCAACAAATCTGCCAACAGACCGGTGGGAATTTCAATATGCTTGGCCGAGTTCTTTTCCTGACGTCTGGTATAAGCGCCCTGTCCCAGATGTTGATTGACGGCATCGATGGTCTGGTTGTCGTGAAAGGCAGGGCGTCCGTCCATACGCAGGATCTGAAAATCCAGAATATTAGGTACTTGTTTGATATTGTTTACATAATCATGAGCTATCTGGGCATTGCCCGAGAGCATGGCTGTTTGCAATCCCTGGCTGGCTGACAAGGCAATCAACCCCATGGTCCGTTTGCCCTGGGACAGAATCACCTCATCATCCTGGCGAAAATAAAACAAGGCCATGCCGCCAAATCCCACCAGAATGGAGAGGCCTGTGATCAGCAGGATGCGAAAGCCAATCCCGGAATTCCGGGCAATATTGTTGTTTTGATTGCTATTCATGCGTCATCCATCACTGTTTTCGGTGTCTTTCCCTGAACTCTGTCCCCATTATGCCATGAGATGCGAGCCAGGTAACCGGGAAAACCCGGATCGATCCCTTGCAATCCATCGAGAAAAAGGGTAATCACCCCACATGGAAGAAATGCGCCATGATAGCCGGGAAATGTCACTGTCGTGTGGCAGGAAAGCCTTTTTTTGTAACATAAAATAACGTCTGGAGAACTGGAAACTTGCCTGCACCCAAAGGAAGACCCCGCGCCCATTCACATTCAGGTCGCAAGGGGAAGGTGTCCACCGCCCAAATGGAAGTGGATGCCCGTAATCTGTTGTGTCCCCTGCCGGTTTTGCGGGTGGCGTCGGCCATGGAGGAGATGCCTGCCGGAGCGGTTTTGAAAGTGCGTGCCACGGATCCCGGCTTGAGTCGGGATCTGCCCGCCTGGTGTACGGTCAATGGCCACCGGTTGCTGCAATTCGACCGGCAGGGCACCGAATGGGTCGGTTTTGTCCGCAAGGGAACAGGGGATCCGGAACCCAGCGAAAAACAACCCGTTTAGGGAGTGTGGCTGCCATGGCCCTGCGCATCTGGTGTGCGGTGACCGCGCATGGATTCGGGCATTTTTCCCAGATGGTTCCCGTTTTGCGGGAACTTGCCCGCCAAAGGCCGGATCTGGAACTGCGCCTGGCAGGGTCTCTGTCACCCGACGTGATTCAGCGCAATCTGGGCCTTCCCCATTCGCAGGATCCGGCAGCCCGGGATGTGGGTCTGATCCAGAACGATCCGTTGACGGTGGATTTGCCGGCAACGGCTGCTGCCCTGGAGCGCATCCACGCAACCTGGCCGACCCTCCTGGAAGCGGAGAAACAGGCCATGGCGGCCTGGTCGCCCGATCTGGTCCTGGCGAATGTGCCTTATCTGCCCCTGGCGGCGGCGGGGGCGCTGGGTATTCCGAGTGTGGCAGTGGCATCGCTCTCCTGGGATCTGGTGCTGGCGGCCTATTTTTCCCTGGCGGAACCCGGTCCCCGGCGCTGGTGGGAACAGATGCGGCAGGCCTATGGCACCACCACCCTGGCCCTGCTGCCCACGCCGGCCCTCCTGGATGGTCCGTTTCCCCGACAGGTCCTGATTCCCCCCCTGGTTGAGCCGGGTGTTCCCCAGCCTGCGCGGCTGCGGCGGGATTTGCATCTTTCCGCCACAGATCAACGTCCCCTGGTGCTGGTCAGCCTCGGCGGCATTCCCGGCAGCAACCTTCCTTTTGCTGCCATGGCCGGCAATCAGGACTGGATCTGGATTCTCGATTTTCCTTCGCCTTTGCCTGCCGATCATCTGGTCACCTGGCAGGATTTGTCCGGTGCCTGGTCTTTCCGGGATGTGCTGGCTTCCGTGGATGCCGTGGTGGGCAAACCCGGTTATGGCATGTCCGTGGAAACCGTAGCCCATGGCACACCGTTTCTCTATGTTCGCCGCGGAACCTTTCCGGATGAGGCGTCCATCTGTCCCTGGCTCCAGCGGCATGGTCGGGCACGGGAAATTTCTCAGGCGACATTTCGTTCTGGCGCTTGGGAAGAACCTCTGCGCGAACTGATGGCCTTGCCCCGTCCGCCACGCATTCCCCTCGATGGTGCCGTCGTGGCCGTGGAACATATTCTGAGACTGCTCGAATAACGGATAAAAACGGAACATGGTTCCACGGGGAAGAAGACGGCTCTTCCCCATGGTGAAATTTGCCCAGGGAAGAATCCCGTCTTTTCCCGTGATGGAAATTGGGAACGGTATTTCAGGTCAAATCTGGTATGGGATTGGTTGACATTTTCACAGACTGCGACGGTGTGTATCATAGGCCTTGATAAATTTTTCGAAAGCCTCTTTTTCTTTTTCCCAGCAAGTACACACCAAACGCAACAAGGTGAAACCAGTGAAATGACCTGCCGTGAATATTTCTCCGATTTTTTCCCAATCAGTTACTTCCGAATTGTGATCTTCGTTGATCACGCAGATGAGCGCATTTTCGCCACGCAGGGTCACTGGGTCAACCTGTGACATGCCTTCAGCTTTTTGGGCAGCATTGGCCACGCAACGAACCAGTGTTTGAGGATCGGATGTTTTGAAAGTGTCGTTGGAATTGCAGTTGGGGAATTTTGAATCCATTTCCAAGGCTGTGAAGTGGACAATGATATCTCGGCTGTTTCCGAATTCGCTTTTCAGATCCCGAACCATGTTGAAGATACTGTCATAACCTGTACTTCTGGGGGCTGTTTTATCACCAGGCGGGACAATTGATGCGTTGGCCGCTATCAATCCGGCAGTGATTTCGGCCATGCGGGGCACTCCGGTACATCGCCATTGCCAATGTATTCCGGGAATTTTCATGCCCAGTGGAATACTTGCGAAAGGATC from Magnetococcales bacterium encodes:
- a CDS encoding sulfurtransferase TusA family protein encodes the protein MEVDARNLLCPLPVLRVASAMEEMPAGAVLKVRATDPGLSRDLPAWCTVNGHRLLQFDRQGTEWVGFVRKGTGDPEPSEKQPV